A window from Mycobacterium saskatchewanense encodes these proteins:
- a CDS encoding ABC transporter ATP-binding protein, protein MLIEMTAVSRTYRRGRELVKAVDDVTLTFGNENLLAVTGPSGSGKSTLLHLIGGIDRPDEGSIKVDGEELSDKSDDEQSEYRRRKVSFIFQFFNLLPTLTAWENVAMPRVLDGSSMKLARKDAHDLLDMVGLGNRTDHKPSELSGGQMQRVAIARSLIMKPGVVLADEPTGNLDSESGSSILALLRQIADEGQSSVIMVTHDREIAAAADREIVMRDGRVVESRDRA, encoded by the coding sequence ATGCTGATCGAGATGACCGCCGTGAGCCGGACGTATCGCCGCGGGCGGGAACTGGTCAAAGCTGTCGACGACGTGACCCTGACATTCGGCAACGAGAATCTTCTGGCGGTCACGGGGCCGTCGGGTTCGGGGAAGAGCACGCTCCTGCACCTCATCGGCGGTATCGATCGGCCGGATGAGGGCTCCATCAAAGTCGACGGGGAAGAGCTGTCGGACAAGAGCGACGACGAGCAGTCCGAATACCGGCGGCGCAAAGTGTCCTTCATCTTCCAGTTCTTCAATCTGCTGCCCACGCTGACCGCCTGGGAGAACGTGGCGATGCCCAGGGTCCTCGACGGGTCTTCGATGAAGCTGGCCAGAAAGGACGCGCACGACCTCCTGGACATGGTCGGTCTGGGCAACAGAACCGACCACAAGCCCTCCGAGCTGTCCGGGGGACAGATGCAACGGGTCGCCATCGCCCGCTCGCTGATCATGAAGCCCGGCGTCGTGCTGGCAGACGAGCCGACGGGGAACCTCGACTCGGAATCCGGCAGCAGCATTCTGGCGCTCCTCCGTCAGATCGCCGACGAGGGCCAAAGCTCGGTGATCATGGTGACGCATGATCGGGAAATCGCCGCCGCGGCCGATCGTGAGATTGTGATGCGCGACGGCCGGGTCGTCGAAAGCCGGGACCGGGCATAG
- a CDS encoding ABC transporter permease, which produces MTAAGVRFKMLNVRYALAHWKRSLSCVVAVMIASGLLVAIAGIYSSLTKSVATMSEDLYGRAAFEVTGVADSGLPEALLDELRGVHGVAAAEPVVKATLNAPRSGTTLLGVSPNIRVLNNRVGNELVQQAQRDTSHGSLADGAIAGPGLGVAAGGTVDVDSLPVKVVFVPKGDLAEKYNAGDYLIAPLQLAQQLLHQTGRFSSVFIVAEPGADTRNLAAELVRVVDHRAVVAEPQFRVAQTDNSVSLTRDALLLVGSIALVVAMFIVFNTMNMAVVQRRPVIATLRALGARRGQLARDLLLEVALMGFLGGCVGAPLGAGMSYLAIKRLPPLLLQSVDVKPEFFFPNGAIAVVVVLGVVACVVGAVWPAFVVFNASPASAMRPAELEALGASRSRPNWLGMVAGASLTIAAFVSAMRLHDERAFGGGVLALAGVLVLCWALGPVIVEASSRIAAMMGPSGQVSRSTMTASAKRTWANVMIVAIAVALGSVTNGVLTDVVDSTGGFFSSLAGADVYLAAAPKDVVPVSPLIPKGVDQQVRQIPGVARVVPVQYAYVNVGSDRVLVVGADPGTVTPAFSAMSPGVRSRVEAGDGVVVSRQLARRLHRGEGQTLTLNTPSGLKTVQILGVVDYLTTERGMIAMSLTNMRTWFQRDGATYLEVHVADRNKVPGVLDRVQKIAASTGLFAFGGQDAVDSGKGAVAQIGSVAVFVQWIVALLAAMALFNAFMISVIERRREIGVLRAMGASRRYITKSILVESSSVALVGGLLGLLSSLVVHRLGTLIMSTVTAMTVRFALSPLDLLSVVVAVALCWSGALLPASRAAKAAIVDALEVE; this is translated from the coding sequence ATGACCGCTGCGGGTGTCCGCTTCAAGATGCTGAACGTGCGGTACGCGCTGGCGCACTGGAAACGCTCGCTGAGCTGCGTGGTGGCCGTGATGATCGCCAGCGGACTGCTGGTGGCGATCGCCGGCATCTACAGCTCCTTGACCAAGTCGGTCGCAACGATGTCGGAGGACCTGTACGGCCGAGCGGCGTTCGAGGTCACCGGTGTGGCCGACAGCGGCCTGCCCGAAGCGCTGCTGGACGAGCTGCGCGGAGTGCACGGCGTGGCCGCCGCCGAACCGGTCGTGAAGGCGACGCTGAACGCACCCCGCTCGGGGACAACGTTGTTGGGGGTCAGCCCCAACATTCGGGTGCTGAACAATCGGGTCGGCAACGAGCTCGTGCAGCAGGCCCAACGCGACACGTCCCACGGGTCGCTCGCCGACGGCGCGATCGCCGGGCCCGGGCTCGGGGTCGCGGCGGGCGGCACGGTCGACGTCGACTCCTTGCCCGTCAAGGTGGTCTTCGTGCCGAAGGGCGACCTCGCCGAGAAATACAACGCGGGTGACTACCTCATCGCGCCGCTGCAACTGGCGCAGCAACTCCTCCACCAAACCGGCCGGTTCAGTTCGGTTTTCATCGTCGCGGAGCCGGGTGCCGACACCCGGAACCTGGCCGCGGAGCTGGTGCGGGTGGTCGACCATCGGGCGGTGGTCGCCGAGCCGCAGTTCCGCGTCGCGCAGACCGACAACTCTGTGTCGCTGACCCGCGACGCCTTGCTCCTGGTCGGTTCGATCGCGCTGGTCGTCGCGATGTTCATCGTGTTCAACACCATGAACATGGCGGTGGTGCAACGCCGGCCGGTGATCGCCACCCTGCGGGCGCTCGGAGCGCGACGCGGCCAGCTGGCAAGGGACCTGCTGCTCGAGGTGGCGCTGATGGGATTTCTCGGTGGCTGCGTCGGCGCACCACTGGGGGCCGGGATGAGCTACCTCGCGATCAAGCGGCTGCCCCCGTTGCTGCTGCAGTCGGTGGACGTCAAGCCGGAATTCTTCTTTCCCAACGGCGCGATCGCCGTCGTGGTGGTGCTGGGGGTCGTCGCCTGCGTCGTGGGCGCCGTCTGGCCCGCGTTCGTCGTGTTCAACGCCTCACCCGCCTCGGCCATGCGACCGGCCGAGCTCGAAGCCCTGGGCGCCAGCCGGTCGAGGCCGAACTGGCTCGGCATGGTTGCCGGCGCTTCGCTGACGATAGCGGCGTTTGTCAGCGCGATGCGGCTGCACGACGAAAGAGCCTTCGGCGGCGGGGTTTTGGCGCTGGCCGGCGTGCTCGTGCTGTGCTGGGCCCTTGGGCCCGTGATCGTGGAGGCCAGCAGCCGGATCGCGGCCATGATGGGACCGAGCGGTCAGGTCAGCAGGTCGACGATGACCGCGTCGGCAAAACGGACGTGGGCGAACGTGATGATCGTCGCGATCGCGGTCGCGTTGGGTAGCGTGACCAACGGGGTGCTGACGGATGTCGTGGACTCCACGGGCGGTTTCTTCTCCTCCCTCGCGGGCGCCGACGTCTACCTGGCCGCGGCGCCGAAAGACGTTGTCCCCGTGAGCCCGTTGATCCCCAAGGGGGTGGATCAGCAAGTCCGGCAGATCCCGGGGGTCGCCCGGGTCGTCCCGGTCCAGTACGCCTACGTCAACGTCGGCAGCGACCGGGTCTTGGTGGTGGGCGCCGACCCGGGCACGGTCACGCCCGCCTTCTCCGCCATGAGTCCTGGGGTCCGCTCCCGGGTCGAGGCCGGGGACGGCGTCGTGGTGTCCCGCCAGCTTGCCCGCCGCCTGCATCGCGGCGAGGGGCAGACCCTGACCCTGAACACCCCGTCGGGACTGAAGACGGTGCAGATCCTGGGCGTGGTCGACTATCTCACCACCGAGCGCGGCATGATCGCGATGTCGCTGACCAACATGCGCACCTGGTTCCAACGCGACGGCGCCACCTATCTGGAGGTGCACGTCGCCGATCGCAACAAGGTGCCCGGTGTGCTGGACCGGGTCCAAAAGATTGCCGCCTCAACCGGATTGTTCGCCTTCGGCGGCCAGGACGCCGTCGACTCGGGGAAGGGCGCGGTCGCCCAGATCGGATCCGTGGCCGTGTTCGTTCAGTGGATCGTGGCGCTGTTGGCGGCCATGGCCCTGTTCAACGCATTCATGATCTCCGTCATCGAACGCAGGAGGGAGATCGGCGTGTTGCGCGCGATGGGCGCTTCCCGGCGCTACATCACCAAATCGATTCTCGTCGAGTCGAGCAGCGTCGCCCTGGTGGGCGGCCTTCTCGGGCTGCTGTCCAGCCTCGTCGTCCACCGGCTGGGCACGCTGATCATGAGCACCGTCACGGCCATGACGGTGCGGTTCGCGCTGTCACCCCTTGACCTGCTCAGCGTCGTGGTGGCGGTGGCCTTGTGCTGGAGCGGTGCCCTGCTGCCCGCATCACGTGCCGCCAAGGCGGCGATCGTGGACGCGTTGGAAGTGGAGTAG
- a CDS encoding UbiA family prenyltransferase — protein MAKRELTAPVTAAAPESLAEFLCRPGEQRLIWVRSSPGLPAPVAWRLARFVAFSRPRTCVPGMLAFYFASVVSGQVPLRALIVGMVVSYHIGAIANLYNMYTDIVEDNENIPSRVFELGRYGRDRLLRDTHLLTAAVFVSSLLVNPYFAGLTLLALVGCQQYSFRPFRMKARPRVGILYFANAVAYPYLSAALAGDGKLHAFLEPEYRALAIYLFVWFCAKGLIKNVPDYDGDKRVNVTTSATLSASRRNAALVAATATVLVYAAVAVPVALDVVGRKFLLALVWLPVACFQGWRLVRAGEEKSRNDMLRDDMFVSVGYLSTLILVERPSLSSASVVAAGIAIMVLSDQLGLDTRRAEDFGAP, from the coding sequence GTGGCGAAGCGCGAACTGACCGCACCGGTGACGGCGGCGGCCCCCGAATCGCTGGCCGAATTCCTGTGCAGGCCCGGCGAGCAACGGTTGATCTGGGTGCGCAGCAGTCCGGGCCTCCCGGCGCCCGTGGCATGGCGTCTCGCGCGCTTCGTGGCGTTCTCGCGGCCGCGAACCTGCGTGCCCGGAATGCTGGCCTTCTATTTCGCGAGCGTCGTCAGCGGGCAGGTTCCGCTGCGGGCCCTGATCGTGGGCATGGTGGTCTCCTACCACATCGGCGCGATCGCCAATTTGTACAACATGTACACCGACATCGTCGAGGACAACGAGAACATTCCGTCCAGGGTGTTCGAGCTCGGCCGGTACGGCCGAGACCGCCTGCTGCGCGACACCCACCTGCTGACCGCGGCCGTCTTCGTGTCGTCGCTGCTGGTGAACCCCTACTTCGCGGGCTTGACGCTGCTGGCCCTCGTTGGCTGCCAACAATATTCGTTTCGGCCGTTTCGGATGAAGGCGCGGCCCCGCGTCGGGATCCTGTACTTCGCCAACGCGGTGGCATATCCCTACCTGAGCGCGGCCCTGGCCGGCGACGGGAAGCTGCATGCCTTCCTCGAGCCCGAGTACCGCGCGCTGGCGATCTACCTGTTCGTATGGTTCTGCGCCAAGGGCCTCATCAAGAACGTGCCCGACTACGACGGCGACAAGCGGGTGAACGTGACGACGTCGGCGACGCTGAGCGCGAGCAGGCGCAACGCGGCGCTGGTCGCCGCGACGGCGACCGTGCTGGTCTACGCCGCCGTCGCCGTTCCCGTCGCTCTCGACGTCGTCGGGCGCAAGTTCCTGCTGGCCCTGGTGTGGCTTCCCGTGGCGTGCTTTCAGGGGTGGCGGCTGGTGCGTGCGGGTGAGGAGAAGTCACGCAACGACATGCTGCGCGACGACATGTTCGTATCCGTCGGATACCTTTCCACGCTCATCTTGGTCGAAAGGCCGTCGCTGTCGTCCGCCTCGGTGGTGGCCGCGGGGATCGCCATCATGGTGTTATCGGACCAGCTGGGGCTCGACACCCGAAGAGCCGAAGATTTCGGTGCGCCATGA
- a CDS encoding pyridoxal phosphate-dependent aminotransferase: MRTHRIVLHDSGTRPSRPEFDLSRNELHLDPLPEVRKILESSADTLSRYPQDHLVAALTERIAALHGVPLDRVVVGPGSIGVLDALLHADGGPAGSTVFATPTFDEYAVLVARAGGVPVGVAGDPVGKQSLDGIRARVDSSTRYVIVAAPHNPSGAAVSLAELRHLRLALPDTAVLVVDGAYAEFDETARPDAVRRMVSGPRPVVVLRSFSKAHGLAGLRIGYGVFSCAALAARVRSAVPMFAVNSIALTAAAESLRHQQRLRERVSRVIENRNRLEAALLRYGLYSGIASQGNFVWLPTRDSRRLFAHALGDGILVREYPGWGVRITVGSDESVNAVRKSLATFVAGTRGRARSGADA; the protein is encoded by the coding sequence ATGAGGACTCACCGAATAGTGCTGCACGACAGCGGGACCCGCCCGTCCCGCCCGGAGTTCGATCTGTCCCGCAACGAGTTGCACCTCGACCCGCTTCCCGAGGTGCGCAAGATCCTCGAGTCGAGCGCCGACACCCTCAGTCGCTACCCTCAGGACCACCTTGTCGCGGCGCTGACCGAGCGGATCGCCGCGCTGCACGGGGTGCCGTTGGATCGGGTGGTCGTCGGCCCGGGCAGCATCGGTGTGCTGGACGCCCTGCTGCACGCCGACGGCGGACCCGCCGGGTCCACGGTGTTTGCCACCCCCACCTTTGACGAGTACGCGGTGCTCGTCGCCCGAGCGGGCGGCGTTCCCGTCGGGGTTGCGGGTGACCCCGTGGGCAAGCAGTCGCTCGACGGCATCCGGGCCCGCGTCGACTCGTCGACGCGCTATGTGATCGTCGCGGCGCCGCACAACCCCAGCGGCGCCGCGGTCAGCCTGGCCGAACTGAGGCATCTGCGGCTGGCCTTGCCGGACACCGCGGTGCTCGTCGTCGACGGCGCTTACGCCGAGTTCGACGAGACCGCCCGCCCGGATGCCGTGCGGCGCATGGTCAGCGGCCCGCGGCCGGTGGTGGTCCTGCGCAGTTTCTCCAAGGCCCACGGGCTGGCCGGCCTGCGGATCGGTTACGGGGTCTTCAGCTGCGCGGCGCTGGCGGCGCGGGTCAGGTCCGCCGTCCCGATGTTCGCGGTGAACTCGATCGCGCTGACCGCCGCGGCGGAATCGTTGCGGCATCAACAGCGACTGCGGGAACGGGTGTCCCGGGTGATCGAGAACCGCAACCGCCTGGAAGCGGCTCTGCTCCGGTACGGCCTGTACTCGGGGATCGCCTCGCAGGGCAATTTCGTGTGGTTGCCCACCCGGGATTCCCGGCGGCTGTTCGCGCATGCCCTCGGTGACGGCATCCTCGTGCGCGAGTACCCCGGCTGGGGCGTCCGGATCACCGTCGGTTCGGACGAATCGGTGAATGCCGTCCGCAAGTCGCTGGCGACCTTCGTGGCCGGCACACGCGGCCGCGCCCGCAGCGGTGCCGATGCATAA
- a CDS encoding thiamine pyrophosphate-binding protein, which produces MHNRHLLSNAIGRQRFADQLVDHLISLGVEYLFGMPAESVNSLMHAASRRSEIRVVSARHETAAALMAVGYARSSGRLGVCFGTAGPGATNLVAGAYEAFVGRVPLLAISGQVPLAAMGTGSFQEIDSESLFRPCTSLSVQIDGPSQFERLARCCVQAVHESTACHVAIPGDVLYAPIGAHGSRVFVPDPPNPAAAAKEEISAILDFLGSGDLAIVLSCASGPQRVLARQLSERLDCPLHTAEGRDAGVIGAADVLVVGRASPLLAQRVRGHANLLELTDRRFASGSMPYIRQIVCDVEATLATVLGFVPAQPGSLPERSAARETDDGAADSVRWRVYTDLDGADGLLPQGIALDDAVVSSVARIPGAALPLAIGGALGGHGDPPSLVVTDHAQLGQFIADVSTLASLGGDVLVVCRVGDGESLSGASQLGAAMSVPAVRAENGADLSRLFRRLAENGGPGIVTVRGAPAASPEARPLRPGERALAERLAACLAVPVQLSEFCAPLLPCFTTAQRSANAQAPSMNASALRKCGNARAGTVAATGAALLLQLNGIYDAALDNARILVATVEARDWALDARGLLDEVSVARYTVDDPATAAATVRQACAAAGAPGGGVVHLHVGSRALDAEWTPDTADPGAAGPRPAGARHGQPPSESALSAAIAALRDADRVAIVAGRGAAGCSDLLVELSEILCCPVYLTMGGDSVLADPGLRARGRIGGSGDLRAFHEVARADVLLLIGVSNRGSAFDLAAAGRTIAVNLDPHAMLRLSRRDICVLADAAPAVEAMVAALRAAPPAGAFRRRAARVGTVPRIARRRGDNGRLRASRLTRVIDEELRRFDGASTVCADVGVNTLWVYRHITSMTRSVWSASFGTMGFAVPAAIAVARNSVPSSSEPALVVAVAGDGGTSVTLSQIRSSAGLATPIVFVVVNNLALAAIKFESEIMGWPDRASSIPDINFAKYAASLGIRSRRVDTPRGFRAAFQEAISEPRPFLIDARCVVNDAPIQAGRSDWRQVAGFLLAWSQEGRDAVGSFREVVRAVVIGKLYEKGLSW; this is translated from the coding sequence ATGCATAACCGGCACCTGCTCTCCAATGCCATTGGGCGGCAGCGGTTCGCCGACCAGTTGGTGGATCATCTGATCAGCCTGGGGGTCGAGTACCTCTTCGGGATGCCGGCGGAGTCGGTGAATTCGCTGATGCACGCCGCGAGTCGGCGCAGCGAAATACGGGTCGTCAGCGCCCGGCACGAGACCGCGGCCGCGCTGATGGCGGTCGGTTACGCCCGCTCCTCCGGGCGATTGGGCGTGTGCTTCGGAACGGCGGGACCGGGCGCCACCAATCTGGTGGCCGGCGCCTACGAGGCCTTCGTCGGGCGGGTGCCGCTGCTCGCCATCAGCGGTCAGGTTCCGCTGGCGGCCATGGGCACGGGCTCTTTCCAGGAAATCGACTCGGAGAGCCTGTTCCGGCCCTGCACCTCCCTGTCCGTACAGATCGACGGCCCAAGCCAATTCGAGCGGTTGGCCCGGTGCTGCGTGCAGGCCGTGCACGAGTCCACCGCGTGCCACGTGGCTATTCCCGGTGACGTGCTGTACGCCCCCATCGGTGCGCACGGCTCGCGCGTGTTCGTTCCCGACCCGCCGAACCCGGCGGCCGCGGCCAAGGAAGAGATCAGCGCGATCCTGGATTTCCTGGGTTCCGGGGACCTTGCCATAGTGCTCTCCTGCGCGAGCGGGCCCCAGCGCGTTCTGGCCCGGCAGCTTTCCGAGCGCCTGGACTGTCCGCTGCACACCGCGGAGGGACGAGACGCCGGCGTGATAGGTGCCGCGGACGTGTTGGTGGTGGGCCGGGCGAGTCCCTTGCTGGCGCAGCGTGTCCGCGGGCACGCCAACCTGCTTGAGCTCACCGACCGGCGGTTCGCGTCCGGGTCCATGCCATACATCAGGCAGATCGTCTGCGACGTGGAGGCAACGCTTGCGACGGTCCTCGGCTTCGTCCCCGCGCAGCCCGGGTCTTTGCCGGAGCGCAGCGCCGCGCGCGAAACCGACGACGGCGCAGCCGATTCGGTTCGCTGGCGCGTCTACACCGACCTGGACGGCGCCGACGGACTACTCCCGCAAGGCATCGCGCTTGACGACGCGGTCGTGTCGAGCGTGGCCCGCATCCCGGGCGCGGCGCTGCCGCTGGCCATCGGCGGGGCCCTGGGCGGCCACGGGGATCCGCCGAGCCTGGTCGTGACGGACCACGCGCAGTTAGGCCAGTTCATCGCGGACGTGTCCACCCTGGCCAGCCTCGGCGGCGACGTGCTGGTGGTCTGCCGGGTGGGCGATGGTGAAAGCCTCTCGGGGGCAAGCCAACTCGGTGCCGCGATGTCGGTGCCGGCGGTCCGCGCGGAAAACGGCGCGGACCTGTCCCGGCTGTTCCGCCGCCTCGCCGAGAACGGGGGCCCCGGGATTGTCACCGTGCGGGGCGCCCCCGCGGCAAGCCCCGAGGCACGGCCCCTCCGGCCCGGTGAGCGGGCCTTGGCCGAGCGGCTGGCCGCCTGCCTGGCCGTCCCGGTCCAGCTGAGCGAATTCTGCGCTCCGCTGCTGCCCTGTTTCACGACAGCGCAGCGCAGCGCCAACGCCCAGGCGCCCTCGATGAACGCGTCCGCGCTGCGGAAATGCGGGAACGCCCGCGCGGGCACGGTGGCCGCGACCGGCGCCGCACTTCTGCTGCAGCTGAACGGGATCTACGACGCGGCGTTGGATAACGCCAGGATTCTCGTGGCGACCGTCGAGGCCCGGGACTGGGCACTCGACGCCCGCGGGCTGCTCGACGAAGTGAGCGTCGCGCGCTACACGGTCGACGATCCGGCGACGGCGGCCGCCACGGTGCGGCAGGCCTGCGCGGCCGCCGGCGCGCCCGGCGGGGGTGTGGTGCATCTGCACGTGGGGTCGCGCGCGCTGGACGCGGAGTGGACGCCCGATACGGCCGACCCGGGGGCGGCGGGGCCGCGACCGGCCGGGGCCCGCCATGGTCAACCCCCGAGCGAATCCGCGCTGTCGGCGGCGATCGCCGCCCTGCGCGACGCCGACCGAGTCGCCATCGTCGCGGGCCGGGGGGCCGCGGGGTGCTCGGATCTGCTGGTGGAACTGTCCGAGATCCTTTGTTGCCCGGTGTATCTGACGATGGGCGGGGACTCGGTGCTCGCGGATCCGGGCCTGCGGGCGCGGGGGCGTATCGGCGGTTCCGGGGACCTCCGGGCGTTTCACGAGGTGGCCCGGGCGGACGTGCTGCTGTTGATCGGCGTGTCCAACAGGGGCTCGGCCTTCGACCTGGCGGCGGCCGGGCGGACGATCGCCGTCAACCTCGACCCGCACGCGATGCTGCGGCTCTCCCGGCGCGATATCTGCGTGCTGGCCGACGCCGCGCCGGCGGTGGAGGCGATGGTCGCCGCGCTGCGCGCCGCCCCGCCGGCGGGTGCCTTCCGGCGCCGCGCGGCGCGAGTGGGAACCGTTCCACGGATCGCGCGACGGCGGGGGGACAACGGTCGGCTGCGCGCGTCGCGGCTCACCCGTGTGATCGACGAGGAACTCCGCCGGTTCGACGGCGCCTCCACGGTGTGCGCGGACGTCGGCGTCAACACGCTGTGGGTATACCGCCACATCACGTCGATGACCCGCAGCGTCTGGTCCGCGTCGTTCGGCACGATGGGTTTCGCGGTTCCCGCGGCGATCGCCGTGGCCAGAAACTCCGTCCCGAGTTCCAGCGAGCCGGCGCTGGTGGTGGCCGTGGCCGGGGACGGCGGCACCTCGGTGACATTGAGTCAGATCCGGTCGTCGGCCGGCCTCGCGACGCCGATCGTGTTCGTCGTCGTGAACAACCTGGCGCTCGCCGCGATCAAGTTCGAAAGCGAGATCATGGGATGGCCGGACCGCGCGTCGTCCATCCCGGACATCAACTTCGCGAAATACGCCGCGTCCCTGGGGATCAGATCGCGCAGGGTCGACACCCCGCGCGGTTTCCGCGCCGCCTTCCAGGAGGCGATCAGCGAACCCCGCCCCTTCCTGATCGACGCCCGCTGCGTCGTCAACGACGCCCCGATCCAGGCCGGTAGGTCCGACTGGCGCCAGGTCGCGGGTTTTCTCCTCGCCTGGTCACAGGAGGGGCGCGACGCGGTCGGCTCGTTTCGCGAAGTCGTGCGCGCGGTCGTGATCGGCAAGCTCTACGAGAAGGGGCTCTCGTGGTAG